The following are encoded together in the Pygocentrus nattereri isolate fPygNat1 chromosome 3, fPygNat1.pri, whole genome shotgun sequence genome:
- the si:dkey-34d22.1 gene encoding discoidin, CUB and LCCL domain-containing protein 1, whose translation MRATAGGSWGAVSLFSGVWCIFSLETLLVHGQGGDGCGHTVLSLRSGTVASKNYPGTYPNHTYCEWSLRVPQGHTLRLTFGDFDLEWSQDCRASSLTIIDKSGVEILGPLCGQLPPSSRNVSVNSSEVTVHFVSHTHRSGRGFLLSYSSNQHPDLISCLHRGSHFTSQRISVFCPSGCKHVAGEIWGQHEQGYRDTSVLCKAALHAGIISDSQGGVINVTQQRSITLYESSFANGILSRTGSLSDKRLVFNRACDSPLPVMTYNASSMWEEEDRLSWPLEDRDSKGHLLHWSASPQDQQPWLELELWTRSNVTGIITKGLPNFYIETYSLMFSKDRKNWKVYKDSSSKEKKVFDAYSDGHTIALNSVVPPITARYLQLRPQRWYGRASAQVQVLGCSMSSFRPRSRGDVSITVKPVPTEMVLLPQASTESPVITKSLSESSGQPMLLVVGVVLGMALCVGCLLAGLLWRRRKKAVQMKKCCLNSGSQSFNGKKLPYTDSELITYPLARSVHDSLPNPPLNDYAEPDLSAGGQKMGLTFRPELEEGYTMPFALNHYDTPGQLHEYAEPLPPEPEYATPFSEQCPDPSQLNTQHTHSQLFQAGSGAQGKRVSPGQPEYDCPAHHGLYNGYCAPVFNGSGPRKASLIYAEPQPLEALLQHTYHEPL comes from the exons ATGCGGGCGACAGCAGGAGGCAGCTGGGGTGCCGTCAGCTTGTTTTCTGGTGTTTGGTGTATTTTCAGCCTTGAGACGTTGCTGGTGCACGGACAGGGAG GTGATGGATGTGGGCACACTGTTCTGAGCTTAAGGAGCGGAACAGTGGCCTCGAAGAATTACCCAGGCACCTATCCCAATCACACATACTGTGAGTGGAGCCTGAGGGTGCCACAAGGCCACACACTGCGCCTGACCTTTGGTGACTTTGACCTGGAGTGGAGCCAGGACTGCAGAGCCAGCTCACTCACGATCATAGACAAAAGTGGAGTAGAAATACTGG GACCTCTGTGTGGGCAGTTGCCTCCCTCCAGCAGGAATGTGTCTGTGAACAGTAGTGAAGTGACGGTGCACTTTGTGTCCCACACACACCGTTCTGGACGAGGCTTTCTGCTGTCCTACTCATCTAATCAACACCCAG ATCTTATCTCATGTCTTCATCGAGGAAGCCACTTCACCTCCCAGCGAATCAG TGTGTTCTGTCCTAGTGGCTGCAAGCATGTGGCAGGAGAAATATGGGGTCAGCATGAACAAGGCTACCGAGAT ACGTCTGTGCTTTGCAAAGCTGCTCTTCATGCAGGGATTATATCAGACAGCCAGGGAGGAGTGATCAATGTGACCCAGCAGAGGAGCATCACACTTTATGAGTCAAGCTTTGCCAATGGAATTCTATCCAGAAC GGGTTCATTGTCAGATAAGAGGCTTGTCTTCAACAGAG CCTGTGACAGTCCACTACCTGTGATGACTTACAATGCCTCTTCAatgtgggaggaggaggacaggTTGAGCTGGCCTCTGGAAGACAGAGACTCCAAAGGCCACTTGTTGCACTGGTCAGCCAGCCCTCAGGATCAGCAGCCATGGCTGGAGCTGGAACTATGGACCCGAAGTAACGTCACAG GAATAATTACAAAGGGACTTCCAAACTTCTACATTGAGACTTATAGTCTCATGTTCAGCAAAGACCGCAAAAACTGGAAAGTTTATAAAGATTCATCCAGCAAAGAGAAAAAG GTATTTGACGCCTATTCTGATGGCCACACAATTGCTCTGAACAGCGTAGTTCCTCCAATAACAGCACGCTACCTCCAGCTCCGGCCACAGCGCTGGTATGGCAGGGCATCTGCACAGGTACAGGTGCTGGGCTGCAGCATGTCCTCTTTCCGACCCCGCTCAAGGGGTGATG TATCAATCACAGTGAAGCCAGTTCCTACAGAAATGGTGCTGTTGCCTCAAGCCTCTACTGAGAGTCCTGTGATCACAAAATctttaagtgaaa GCTCCGGCCAGCCAATGCTATTGGTGGTGGGTGTGGTTCTGGGCATGGCTCTGTGTGTGGGTTGTTTGTTAGCAGGGCTTTTGTGGAGAAGAAG GAAAAAGGCTGTGCAAATGAAGAAGTGTTGCCTTAACTCAG GTTCTCAGAGTTTTAACGGGAAGAAGCTGCCTTATACAGACTCTGAGCTCATAACCTACCCTCTGGCTAGGAGTGTACACGACAGCCTCCCAAACCCTCCTCTTAATG ACTATGCCGAGCCTGATTTGTCAGCAGGTGGGCAGAAGATGGGCCTCACTTTCCGACCAGAGCTGGAGGAGGGTTACACCATGCCTTTTGCCCTAAACCACTACGACACCCCGGGTCAGCTGCACGAGTATGCAGAACCCCTTCCTCCAGAGCCTGAATATGCCACACCCTTCAGTGAGCAATGCCCAGACCCCTCACAgctgaacacacaacacacacactctcagctgTTTCAGGCAGGATCTGGTGCTCAAGGCAAGAGGGTGTCACCAGGGCAGCCAGAGTATGACTGCCCCGCTCACCATGGCCTCTATAACGGATACTGTGCTCCAGTCTTCAATGGCAGTGGCCCACGCAAGGCTAGTCTGATCTACGCAGAGCCACAGCCACTAGAGGCGCTGCTGCAGCATACCTACCACGAGCCCCTATGA